In Capricornis sumatraensis isolate serow.1 chromosome 16, serow.2, whole genome shotgun sequence, a genomic segment contains:
- the OR6Q1 gene encoding olfactory receptor 6Q1 produces MQPGIPNQTHRAEFVLLGFAEVHETRLFLFALFLTMYLLTLLENLAIIVVVGLDHRLHRPMYFFLTHLSCLEIGYTSVTAPKMLAGLLGVAGGQRISYAGCLSQLFVFTFLGAAECFLLAAMAYDRYVAICLPLRYGALVSWGACVRLAAACWLGGFLTPVLPVYLMSRLMFCGPTVIDHFFCDASPLLALACSDVAPKETADLLVSLAVLLASSAVIAASYGRIVWTLLRIRVAAERRKAFSTCVAHLAVVSLFYGTLFFMYVRTGAASSISFNKVVSVFYSIVTPMLNPLIYSLRNQEVKGALGRAFSCRSWKGVGGRRDPCLAF; encoded by the coding sequence ATGCAGCCCGGCATCCCCAACCAGACCCACAGGGCGGAGTTTGTCTTGCTGGGCTTCGCTGAGGTGCACGAGACACGCCTTTTCCTCTTTGCCCTCTTCCTCACCATGTACCTGCTCACCTTGCTGGAGAACTTGGCCATCATCGTGGTGGTGGGCTTGGACCACCGCCTCCACAGGcccatgtatttcttcctgaCGCACTTGTCCTGCCTTGAAATCGGGTACACTTCAGTCACGGCGCCCAAGATGCTGGCGGGTCTCCTCGGGGTGGCTGGAGGCCAGAGGATCTCTTACGCGGGCTGCCTCTCCCAGCTTTTCGTCTTCACCTTCCTCGGCGCCGCCGAGTGCTTCCTGCTGGCGGCCATGGCCTACgaccgctacgtggccatctgcCTGCCTCTCCGGTACGGGGCCCTGGTGTCCTGGGGCGCCTGCGTCCGCCTGGCTGCCGCCTGTTGGCTGGGGGGCTTCCTCACCCCCGTGTTGCCCGTCTACCTCATGTCCCGACTGATGTTCTGTGGCCCCACCGTCATCGACCACTTCTTCTGCGACGCCTCGCCGCTGCTGGCCCTGGCCTGCTCGGACGTCGCCCCGAAGGAGACCGCAGACCTCCTGGTCTCCCTGGCCGTGCTCCTGGCCTCCTCCGCGGTCATCGCCGCGTCCTACGGCCGCATCGTCTGGACGCTGCTTCGGATCCGCGTGGCTGCGGAGCGCAGgaaggccttctccacctgcgTGGCCCACCTGGCCGTGGTGAGCCTCTTCTACGGCACTCTCTTCTTCATGTACGTCCGCACCGGAGCGGCCTCTTCCATCAGCTTCAACAAGGTGGTGTCCGTCTTCTACTCCATCGTCACGCCCATGCTCAACCCCCTCATCTACAGCCTTCGAAACCAAGAGGTGAAGGGAGCTCTGGGAAGAGCCTTCTCCTGCAGGTCTTGGAAAGGTGTTGGCGGCAGGCGGGATCCTTGCCTAGCTTTTTAG